From the Chryseobacterium fluminis genome, the window GGCGCTCTTGGTGCTGTTTTAGGAGGCGTTATCGGTGGTGTTGCAGGTAATGTTATCGGTAACAAGATGGATAAGCAGGCTAAAGAGATCAAAGAAACACTTCCTGGAGCAGAGGTAGAGAGAGTAGGTGACGGTATTAAAATCACCCTTAATGAAAGTATTGTTAATTTTGATTTTGACTCATCCAACTTAAGAGCAGCCTCAATCACTAATTTAGATAAACTTGCAGGCGTTCTTGCTAATAATCCTGATACCAATATCAATATCTATGGTCATACAGACAGTAAAGGTGCAGATGATTATAATATGAAGCTTTCTGAAAGAAGAGCAAATGCCGTAAAATCTTATCTGGCTGGTAAAGGAATTGCTTCCAGCAGGTTATTTGCTAAAGGTGAAGGTGAAAGCATGCCGGTAGCATCTAATGATACCGAAGACGGTAGAGCTAAGAACAGAAGAGTGGAATTCGCTATTACAGCAAATGAAAAAATGATTAATGATGCCAAACAGGGGCAGTAATTAATTAACATATAAATATTTTCGTAAATAACCGCTATTGCGGTTATTTTTGTATTTTTATGAAAGATATTTTTTTAATTCTTACTTTTGCATTTGAAACCACATAAATGAAGAAATATTTTAAGCTGCTCCGCGTAGAGCAATGGGTAAAGAACCTTTTTGTCTTTGTTCCTCTGTTTTTTTCCGGCAATACCACCAATATTGATCTGCTTTCAAAAAGCATTTTTGCCTTTATCATTTTTTCACTGACAGCAAGTGTCGTTTATATTCTTAACGATTATAACGATATTGAAGCAGACCGGAAACATCCCGAAAAAAGAAGAAGACCCCTGGCCAGCGGGGCAATCTCAAAATCTAAAGCGATCGGAATCCTTATAGGACTGGTCATTCTGGATATAGCTCTGGTCTTCGTGGCACAGGCATACTTTCATCAGAGTTTGTGGAAATTTGCAACCATCATTGCATTTTATTTTGTGATGAACCTTGCGTATACATTCAGACTGAAGCATGTACCTATTATTGATATTTCAATTATTGCCATAGGTTTTGTTTTGAGGGTATTGTCAGGAGGTTATATTACAGGCATCAGTATTTCTCAGTGGGCGATTCTCTTAACTTTCGTGCTGGCTCTGGTGCTGGCAATAGGCAAAAGAAGGGGAGAGCTGATTAATGCTCAGGTATCAGGTAAAACAAGAAAAGCACTCGACGGATATAATGTTCAGTTTGCCGATATTGCTCTTTCCATTTCCGTTACATTGGCCATTGTATGCTATCTGATGTTTACATTATCTCCGGAAGTTCAGGCAAGATTTCACGAAAGAGTTTTTTATACCGTAATTTTTGTGGTATTTGCCTTCTTAAGGTATCTGCAGCAGACCCTGGTTTATAACAGAACGGAGTCGCCGACAAAAATAGTCTATCGGGACCGATATATTCAGATCACCTTAATATTATGGGTTGCTGCATTTTTAATCCAAATTTATTTTAAAAAATGAAGCCTAATTTTATACAAAAAGTCACCAATTGGGGCAACTTTCCTGTAGTGGAAAAAGAAATGAAGTCTGAGGACAGCTTCAGAAAAATAAAAGAATTTGTCCTAAACCATAATGAAGTGATCGCAAGAGGAAACGGAAGATGTTATGGCGATGCTTCATTGGGAGAACATATATTCTCAACAAAAAAATTAAATAAATTTATCAGTTTCGACCGTCTGAACGGGATCATAGAATGTGAATCAGGAGTCCTGCTTTCTGAAGTTCTGGAAATTTCAGTTCCTCAGGGATATTTCTTATACGTAACACCGGGGACAAAATTTGTTTCTGTAGGAGGTGCTATTGCTTCTGATGTCCATGGAAAGAATCATCATGCAGAAGGCTGTTTTTCAGAATACGTCATTGAATTTAAATTAATGAATGAGAGCGGGGATATTATGACCTGTTCCAGAGAAGAAAATTCAGATAAATTCTGGGCTACGATCGGCGGAATGGGATTGACGGGAATTATTCTTACTGCAAAATTTAAATTAAAAAATATTGAATCCGCCTATATCCGTCAGGAAAGCATTAAAGCGGAAAATCTTGATGAAATTTTCAGATTATTCGATGAAAGTGAAAGCTGGACCTATACCGTTGCATGGATCGATTGTCTCCAGAAAGGGAAAGATATCGGCAGAAGTATTCTGATGCGTGGAGAACATGCTTTCCAGCATGAATTACCTGATCACCTTAAAAAAAATCCGTTGAGGCTAAAAGGGAAATTTGAGCCTACCGTACCCTTTTACTTCCCGAATTTTGTCCTGAATTCATTAACGGTCAAGATCTTTAACCTTTTGTATTATAAAAAACAGGCCAAAAAAGAAGTTAAAAATTTTATTGATTACGAGACCTTTTTTTATCCCCTGGATGCCGTTCACGAATGGAACAGAATCTACGGAAAATCAGGGTTTATCCAGTATCAGATGGTGATTCCCAAAGAAACTGGAAAAGAAGGAATGAAGAAAATCCTGGAAACGATTGCGCATAGTGGGAACGGATCCTTCCTGGCCGTACTGAAGCTTTTCGGGAAAAATAATCCGCAGGCTTATAATTCCTTTCCGGTTGAGGGCTATACGCTGGCCCTTGATTTTAAAGTGAATTCAAAGCTCAAAAAACTGGTCGATAAGCTTGACGAAATTGTTCAGGAATTTGGAGGAAGAATTTACCTTACCAAAGACAGCATGAGCAGATCTTCATTAACCAATTATCTTAAGAATATCCAGAACCCAAAATTTGTGTCCCTACAGCACAAAAGAATTATAAATAATAACTAAACATAAATGATCGTTTTAGGAAGTACATCGGAAGTAGCACAGGCTTTTGTGGAAAAGGCACTGCAGGAAGGAGAAAAGTTTGAGAAAATCTATCTTTTTACCTCTAATAAAGAAACTGCCGAAAGGTTTGCAAGACATATTGATGTGAAGTTTGTTCAGCAATCTGAAATCATTGAGCTTGATCTTACCAGAGAAATTGATTATACTACATTTGATAATATCAATTCAAATGTATTGTTTTGCGCTACGGGATATTTGGGCGAAGGCACAGAAGAAGGACTGTATGACAATAAAAATACAGAAAAAATCATACATATCAATTACTCAAAGTTAGTCCCTGTCATGAACTATTTTGCTCAGAAATTTGAAAGCAGAAGATCGGGGACCATTATCGGATTGTCATCCGTGGCAGGAGACAGAGGAAGGCAGAGCAATTTTATTTACGGAAGTGCAAAAGCTGCTTTTACCGCTTACCTGAGTGGGTTAAGGAATTATCTGTTTGATAAGAAAGTTCACGTACTTACGATAAAACCGGGATTTATGGCAACCAAAATGACAGAAGGCCTGCCTTTAAATCCTAAATTGACAGCTACGCCTAAACAGGCCGCCACCTGTATATATAAAGCCTATAAAAAGCAGAAGAACGTGGCTTATGTATTGCCAATCTGGGCGGTCATTATGATGATTATCAGAAATATTCCTGAATTTATATTCAAGAAGCTGAAACTGTAATCGTCTTAATATGATAGTAGATGTACACGAAGGATTTGTTAACTTTCTGTTAGTAATCAAATATTCACGATACGTTTGCGTTAAAGAATAATTAAAATTAAAAAAAATCCAATGAAAAAACTGTATTGTTTTGATTTTGACGGAACCTTAACTTACAAAGATACCATGTTCATGTATCTTAAATTTTACAATCCCACCAAATTCCGACTGCAGTTTTTGAAACATATCCCGCTTTTTATTTTATTGAAATTGAAACTTGCAGAAACAGAAAAGGTAAAAAAAAGTTTTATCGGATCTATTCTTAAAGGACAGACCCGGGAAAAAATCGAAAAAAGATCCCAGCAGTTTTTCGAACATTACTATCCCGGGATAGTACGCGAAAATGCCCTGGATTTTATTAATAATATTGATAGAGATAATACGCAAAGTCTATTGGTAACTGCTTCTCTTGATATCTGGGCGAGACCTTTTGCTGAAGCCTTTGAAATGCAGTTGGTAGCCACGCGTGCGGAATTTAAAAATGGGGTTTTTACCGGAAACTTTATCGGTAAAAACTGTAACGGACAGGAGAAGCTGGAGCGGATTAAATCAGAAATTATCAATAGTAAATACGACAAAATCATTGCTTTCGGAGATACTTCCGGAGACAGGCCAATGTTGAAATGGGCAAATGAAGGTCATTATCAATTTTTTCACTAATTTTGAGTGTAAAAAATGTAAAAATGAAAAGACTGCTTATTTTGTGCTCGGCAACAATTATCAGCTGTACGAGTACTCGGGCTCAAAAATCATCAGAGATGCAGAATAACGCGAAAATTATTGTTTCCG encodes:
- a CDS encoding OmpA family protein is translated as MKFSKTYIGGIFLSSALLLTSCEAVKNSNHQQRGTAVGAASGAVLGGILGNNVGKGGNGALGAVLGGVIGGVAGNVIGNKMDKQAKEIKETLPGAEVERVGDGIKITLNESIVNFDFDSSNLRAASITNLDKLAGVLANNPDTNINIYGHTDSKGADDYNMKLSERRANAVKSYLAGKGIASSRLFAKGEGESMPVASNDTEDGRAKNRRVEFAITANEKMINDAKQGQ
- a CDS encoding decaprenyl-phosphate phosphoribosyltransferase, with the protein product MKKYFKLLRVEQWVKNLFVFVPLFFSGNTTNIDLLSKSIFAFIIFSLTASVVYILNDYNDIEADRKHPEKRRRPLASGAISKSKAIGILIGLVILDIALVFVAQAYFHQSLWKFATIIAFYFVMNLAYTFRLKHVPIIDISIIAIGFVLRVLSGGYITGISISQWAILLTFVLALVLAIGKRRGELINAQVSGKTRKALDGYNVQFADIALSISVTLAIVCYLMFTLSPEVQARFHERVFYTVIFVVFAFLRYLQQTLVYNRTESPTKIVYRDRYIQITLILWVAAFLIQIYFKK
- a CDS encoding FAD-binding oxidoreductase, whose translation is MKPNFIQKVTNWGNFPVVEKEMKSEDSFRKIKEFVLNHNEVIARGNGRCYGDASLGEHIFSTKKLNKFISFDRLNGIIECESGVLLSEVLEISVPQGYFLYVTPGTKFVSVGGAIASDVHGKNHHAEGCFSEYVIEFKLMNESGDIMTCSREENSDKFWATIGGMGLTGIILTAKFKLKNIESAYIRQESIKAENLDEIFRLFDESESWTYTVAWIDCLQKGKDIGRSILMRGEHAFQHELPDHLKKNPLRLKGKFEPTVPFYFPNFVLNSLTVKIFNLLYYKKQAKKEVKNFIDYETFFYPLDAVHEWNRIYGKSGFIQYQMVIPKETGKEGMKKILETIAHSGNGSFLAVLKLFGKNNPQAYNSFPVEGYTLALDFKVNSKLKKLVDKLDEIVQEFGGRIYLTKDSMSRSSLTNYLKNIQNPKFVSLQHKRIINNN
- a CDS encoding SDR family NAD(P)-dependent oxidoreductase, with the protein product MIVLGSTSEVAQAFVEKALQEGEKFEKIYLFTSNKETAERFARHIDVKFVQQSEIIELDLTREIDYTTFDNINSNVLFCATGYLGEGTEEGLYDNKNTEKIIHINYSKLVPVMNYFAQKFESRRSGTIIGLSSVAGDRGRQSNFIYGSAKAAFTAYLSGLRNYLFDKKVHVLTIKPGFMATKMTEGLPLNPKLTATPKQAATCIYKAYKKQKNVAYVLPIWAVIMMIIRNIPEFIFKKLKL
- a CDS encoding HAD family hydrolase, encoding MKKLYCFDFDGTLTYKDTMFMYLKFYNPTKFRLQFLKHIPLFILLKLKLAETEKVKKSFIGSILKGQTREKIEKRSQQFFEHYYPGIVRENALDFINNIDRDNTQSLLVTASLDIWARPFAEAFEMQLVATRAEFKNGVFTGNFIGKNCNGQEKLERIKSEIINSKYDKIIAFGDTSGDRPMLKWANEGHYQFFH